The following are encoded together in the Lysobacterales bacterium genome:
- a CDS encoding F0F1 ATP synthase subunit epsilon has translation MTTIRCDIVSAEDEIFHGNATLVVATGEMGELGIAPRHAPLITRLKPGYVRVVGENGEEQEFYVSGGILEVQPQVVSVLADTAIRAKDLDEAAARHAKEEAEKALANRGEGMDVAEAQARLAEAMAQLQALERLRKNLKH, from the coding sequence ATGACCACCATCCGCTGCGACATCGTCAGTGCCGAGGACGAGATCTTCCACGGCAACGCCACCCTGGTCGTCGCCACCGGCGAGATGGGTGAGCTGGGCATCGCGCCCCGGCACGCGCCCCTGATAACCCGTCTCAAGCCCGGCTACGTCCGCGTCGTCGGCGAGAACGGCGAGGAGCAGGAGTTCTACGTCTCCGGCGGCATCCTCGAGGTGCAGCCGCAGGTGGTCAGCGTGCTGGCCGACACCGCCATCCGCGCCAAGGACCTCGACGAGGCCGCCGCCCGCCACGCAAAGGAAGAGGCCGAGAAGGCGCTCGCCAACCGCGGCGAGGGCATGGACGTCGCCGAGGCCCAGGCCCGCCTGGCCGAGGCGATGGCGCAGCTCCAGGCGCTCGAGCGCCTGCGCAAGAACCTCAAGCACTGA